Proteins co-encoded in one Plasmodium reichenowi strain SY57 chromosome 10, whole genome shotgun sequence genomic window:
- a CDS encoding putative membrane protein (conserved Plasmodium membrane protein, unknown function), whose product MKKTSDIKHIFKREDDSSKITKLIKNISPLFFMSEFLYILFLRYNDHILSTTYKEKVTPHVRENIYNIFILLYFIKPLFAFLTDSVYFNLNNILGLIYRKIYKIYNYFEQFIQYCCSLIYKSKYLFLKIFFKRYIKNGLSKSRYLKKKAHIGKSGYMDNFVYFPLNRKYYVIISEFITTLLLLVIYLFNEKINYYIYLTIISFISSQMLLSSCIFEGVVVERCKRQMYFEKVFYISYVMCVKIFCSLILYYMYILKVSIFVLISKSFLIFLISCVCSEETLLLNNKRKIQRNIIFKSGSDEVYVKNTEDILSQINILKKIFFNENLFKTIFFIILFNSAIDSKLSILQYGVQNFNWPHSLINYIPLVSQSSKLIGISIFQLYTNKLNYKNYSMVVILFNILLKLCSFIFLYNNKNTYVSPFLFLFNIIVQNISIKILSLPILLLCIEKAPLSLESTIINIYIFCFNLSNLISKRYFMWNIILHVSKNVFIILLLSFLTTCASLLYYFHISLDTLNNMNSSSLYLDEKEDVNLKINKIPQKNYLRDELFLNNEEKKKQVKKVVRFKEDSIIKTQKNTNDEKKKKNNNLFKISSDYNSDSDQWLIIDSLKSDDTRKKQGKYKSLNISNIML is encoded by the exons atgaagaaaacttcagatataaaacatatttttaagaGGGAAGATGATAGTTCAAAGATAACGAAATTGATAAAGAATATTTCTccccttttttttatgagtgaatttttatatattttatttttacgTTACAATGATCATATATTAAGTACAacatataaagaaaaagtaACACCCCATGTTAGGgaaaacatatataatattttcatactattatattttataaagcCATTATTTGCATTTTTAACAGATAGTGtgtattttaatttaaataatatacttGGCCTTATTTacagaaaaatatataaaatatataattattttgaacaatttatacaatattgttgtagtttaatatataaaagtaaatatttatttttaaaaatattttttaaaagatatataaagaatGGATTGTCAAAATCACgatatttaaaaaaaaaggcACATATAGGAAAAAGTGGATATATGGataattttgtatattttccattaaatagaaaatattatgttattattagtGAATTTATAACGACCTTGTTGTTATTAGTTATTTACCtttttaatgaaaaaataaattattatatttaccttactataatatcatttatatccAGTCAAATGTTATTATCATCTTGTATATTTGAAGGTGTAGTAGTTGAAAGATGTAAAAGGCAAATGTATTTTGAAAAAGTTTTTTACATATCATATGTAATGTgtgtaaaaatattttgttctctcatattatattatatgtatattttgaaagtcagtatatttgttttaatttCCAAAAGCTTCCTCATCTTTCTTATATCATGTGTATGTAGTGAAGAAACacttttattaaataataaaagaaaaatacaacgtaatattatattcaaaaGTGGAAGTGATGAAGTGTATGTCAAAAATACAGAAGACATATTATCccaaataaatattttaaaaaaaatattttttaatgaaaatttatttaaaacaatcttttttattatattatttaattctgCTATTGATTCCAAACTTTCCATTTTACAATATGGTGTTCAGAATTTTAATTGGCCGCATTCTCTAATTAATTACATTCCTCTCGTATCACA GTCGTCCAAATTAATTGGTATTTCAATTTTCCAATTGTACACAAATAAACTtaattacaaaaattattcCATGGTCGTTATCctatttaatattttacttAAATTATGcagttttatttttctgTATAATAACAAGAATACCTACGTGAGTccctttttatttttattcaatATAATTGTTCAGAATATTTCTATCAAAATTTTATCTTTACCcatcttattattatgtatagAAAAAGCTCCTTTAAGTTTAGAATCTAccataataaatatatatattttttgttttaatttatcaAATTTGATTAGTAAAAGATATTTCATGtggaatattatattacatgTGTCAAAGAATGTGTTCATAATTTTACTTCTTTCATTCCTAACAACATGTGCTAgcttattatattatttccaCATCTCTTTAGATAccttaaataatatgaattcatcatcattatatttagaTGAAAAGGAAGATGTAAActtgaaaataaataaaataccccaaaaaaattatttgcGTGATGAATTATTTCTTAATAAtgaggaaaaaaaaaaacaggTTAAAAAGGTTGTTCGTTTTAAAGAAGATTCAATTATAAAGACGcaaaaaaatacaaatgatgaaaaaaagaaaaaaaacaataatttatttaaaatatcatCTGATTATAATTCAGATAGTGATCAGTGGTTGATAATTGATAGTTTAAAG AGTGATGATACAAGAAAAAAGCAAGGGAAATACAAATCATTAAATATTTCGaatattatgttataa